A window of Fragaria vesca subsp. vesca linkage group LG7, FraVesHawaii_1.0, whole genome shotgun sequence contains these coding sequences:
- the LOC101309192 gene encoding probable plastid-lipid-associated protein 11, chloroplastic-like translates to MATCLPFRAIPSKPSSSSSSSRAAKITCSSVTAQSRLAKQDLLALIADQDRGLKTQADPARRASIITAIDALADLGKGTVTTGSDLSATWRLLWTTEKEQLFIIQNASVFGTRAGDVLQVIDVDRKVLNNVITFPPDGVFFVRSSIEVASPQRVNFRFTSAVLRGKSWEFPLPPFGQGWFETVYLDDEIRVVKDIREDYLVVDRAPYAWTE, encoded by the exons ATGGCCACGTGTCTCCCCTTCCGCGCCATCCCCTCCAAACCCTCCTCCTCCTCCTCTTCTTCACGCGCCGCTAAAATCACCTGCTCCTCCGTCACAGCCCAATCCCGCCTCGCCAAGCAAGACCTCCTCGCCCTCATCGCCGACCAGGACCGCGGCCTCAAGACGCAGGCTGACCCAGCCAGGCGCGCCTCCATCATCACCGCCATCGACGCCTTGGCCGATCTCGGCAAGGGCACCGTCACCACCGGTAGCGACCTCTCCGCCACGTGGCGGCTGCTGTGGACGACGGAGAAGGAGCAGCTGTTTATCATCCAGAACGCGTCCGTGTTCGGCACGCGCGCCGGCGATGTTCTGCAGGTCATCGATGTTGACCGGAAGGTCCTCAACAACGTCATCACTTTCCCTCCCGACGGTGTTTTCTTCGTCCGCTCCAGTATTGAAGTCGCTTCGCCGCAGAGAGTGAATTTCAG GTTTACGAGTGCGGTTTTACGAGGGAAGAGCTGGGAGTTTCCGTTGCCGCCGTTCGGGCAGGGGTG GTTTGAAACTGTATACCTTGATGATGAGATTCGGGTTGTGAAGGATATCAGAGAAGACTATTTGGTTGTAGACCGTGCTCCCTATGCTTGGACAGAATGA
- the LOC101309403 gene encoding putative ribonuclease H protein At1g65750-like, which produces MAAVTSHLQNTSCLTNAHPMPQGNKMDIRLFPPSHDRVKINFNGSVRSNSAAGGFIIRTETGKSLAAACFNLGTTTVPVAEAIALRNSLIYAKNQGLSKIEVEGDSKLVIDVVNGVSSPPWKLLKLVQDIKALSSSFEFVKFKYVFREANFVANALANLGHMVDNMNLWEECVPPEVSSALIFYVVNIGCVRNTSI; this is translated from the coding sequence ATGGCTGCAGTGACTAGCCATCTTCAAAATACTTCTTGCTTAACTAATGCTCATCCAATGCCGCAAGGAAACAAAATGGATATTAGATTGTTTCCGCCATCTCATGACAGAGTCAAAATTAATTTTAATGGCTCAGTTCGAAGTAACTCTGCAGCTGGAGGTTTCATTATAAGAACAGAAACCGGAAAATCTCTCGCTGCAGCATGCTTCAACCTTGGCACCACCACTGTTCCAGTTGCGGAAGCGATTGCCTTACGCAACAGCCTCATCTACGCGAAGAATCAAGGCCTCTCCAAAATTGAAGTTGAAGGCGATTCTAAGCTGGTGATTGATGTTGTGAATGGAGTTTCGAGTCCTCCTTGGAAGCTACTCAAGCTTGTTCAAGATATTAAGGCTTTGAGTAGTTCCTTTGAGTTTGTTAAATTCAAGTATGTCTTTAGGGAAGCCAATTTCGTGGCTAATGCTTTGGCCAATCTTGGTCACATGGTTGATAATATGAACCTGTGGGAGGAGTGTGTTCCCCCAGAGGTGTCTTCAGCCCTTATTTTTTATGTTGTGAACATTGGATGCGTTAGAAACACCTCTATATAA
- the LOC101308906 gene encoding GATA transcription factor 4-like, producing MEDMYGLPSSSSSAQPQVDYFPIDDLLDLSNDEIFSNSSSTSSADSHPHYFPPPPPPAGLFNPTASTDFTNALCLPSEDVAELEWLSRFVDDSFTDFPPPELPLPNDKSFSNPNRPHNTKPVCREENPEPIRRCTHCASEKTPQWRTGPLGPKTLCNACGVRYKSGRLVPEYRPAASPTFVLTQHSNSHRKVMELRRQKEVSSSSQQQQQAEEEEQQRRFYLHPNAFRVS from the exons ATGGAGGACATGTACGGACTACCCTCCTCCTCATCATCAGCCCAACCGCAAGTCGACTACTTCCCCATCGACGACCTCCTCGACTTATCCAACGACGAAATCTTCTCCAACTCCTCCTCCACTTCCTCCGCCGACTCCCACCCTCACTACTTCCCTCCACCTCCTCCCCCAGCTGGTCTCTTCAACCCCACCGCCTCCACCGACTTCACCAACGCCCTCTGCCTCCCG AGCGAGGACGTAGCGGAACTGGAATGGCTGTCGCGGTTCGTGGACGATTCATTCACCGACTTCCCACCCCCGGAGCTGCCGCTTCCCAACGACAAGTCGTTTTCGAATCCCAACCGACCCCATAATACCAAGCCCGTTTGCCGTGAGGAAAACCCGGAGCCGATTCGTCGGTGCACGCACTGCGCGTCGGAGAAGACGCCGCAGTGGAGGACGGGTCCATTGGGCCCGAAGACGCTGTGCAATGCCTGTGGGGTTCGATACAAGTCGGGTCGGCTCGTGCCCGAGTATCGGCCCGCGGCAAGCCCGACGTTCGTGCTGACTCAGCATTCTAACTCGCACCGGAAGGTGATGGAGCTTCGTCGGCAGAAGGAGGTGTCGTCGTCGTCGCAGCAGCAGCAGCAAGCGGAGGAGGAGGAGCAGCAGAGGCGATTCTATCTTCACCCGAACGCGTTTCGGGTGTCCTGA